A DNA window from Halorubrum sp. DM2 contains the following coding sequences:
- a CDS encoding YccF domain-containing protein — protein sequence MAQRSLPVRALWFVFVGWWATPIVVNVAWALNVTVLLLPVGIKLINLVPTVLTLAEPRSLSEPESARGQRSLAVRGIYFLLVGWWLSLLWANVASLLAITVVGLPVAVWMLNRLPYVTSLYRFHG from the coding sequence ATGGCACAACGATCGCTTCCGGTTCGCGCGCTGTGGTTCGTGTTCGTCGGCTGGTGGGCGACGCCGATCGTCGTCAACGTCGCGTGGGCGCTCAACGTCACGGTTCTCCTGCTGCCGGTCGGCATCAAACTGATCAACCTCGTGCCGACGGTGCTCACGCTCGCGGAGCCGCGGTCGCTCTCGGAGCCGGAGTCGGCGCGCGGGCAGCGCTCGCTCGCCGTCCGGGGAATCTACTTCCTCCTCGTCGGCTGGTGGCTGAGCCTGCTGTGGGCGAACGTCGCGTCCTTGCTCGCGATCACGGTCGTGGGGCTCCCGGTCGCGGTCTGGATGCTCAACCGGCTGCCGTACGTCACGTCGCTGTACCGGTTCCACGGCTAA
- a CDS encoding endo-1,4-beta-xylanase: MRTLRDAAADADVHIGAAVDVESLRTNTDYRETVAREFDAVTAENAMKWGPLADGESGYDFAAADDIVDFAARHDMYVRGHTLVWHRMYPEWVRPWARSDTEMRRLLSDHIHTVAGRYRGRVDAWDVVNEAVDDDGGLRENAWLNALGPEYIDRAFEHAAAVSDADLFYNDYGADGLSAKADEVYDLVSDLVAREVPVDGVGLQLHVFDDVVPPADVAANVERLTDLGLDVHITELDVGIGEAVADRDEQAEYYYDVVSAAVDAGVDTVVTWGVDDGQSWLPARGFGDAPLLFDEEFRRKPAHGAVLDALGE, encoded by the coding sequence ATGCGAACGCTTCGCGACGCCGCAGCGGACGCGGACGTCCACATCGGTGCCGCCGTCGACGTCGAATCGCTCCGGACGAACACCGACTACCGGGAGACCGTCGCCCGCGAGTTCGACGCGGTCACCGCGGAGAACGCGATGAAGTGGGGGCCGCTGGCGGACGGCGAGTCCGGCTACGACTTCGCGGCCGCCGACGACATCGTCGACTTCGCGGCCCGCCACGACATGTACGTCCGCGGCCACACGCTGGTCTGGCACCGAATGTACCCCGAGTGGGTCCGGCCGTGGGCGCGCTCGGACACGGAGATGCGACGGCTGCTCAGCGACCACATCCACACGGTTGCCGGCCGGTACCGGGGTCGGGTGGACGCGTGGGACGTGGTCAACGAGGCGGTCGACGACGACGGCGGGCTCCGGGAGAACGCGTGGCTGAACGCGCTCGGACCGGAGTACATCGACCGCGCGTTCGAACACGCGGCCGCGGTCTCGGACGCCGACCTCTTCTACAACGACTACGGAGCCGACGGGCTGTCCGCGAAGGCCGACGAGGTGTACGACCTCGTGTCAGACCTCGTCGCCCGCGAGGTCCCCGTCGACGGCGTCGGCCTCCAGTTACACGTCTTCGACGACGTGGTGCCGCCCGCGGACGTGGCCGCGAACGTCGAGCGTCTCACCGACCTCGGGCTGGACGTCCACATCACCGAACTCGACGTCGGCATCGGGGAGGCGGTCGCGGACCGCGACGAGCAGGCCGAGTACTACTACGACGTCGTCTCGGCCGCCGTCGACGCCGGCGTCGACACGGTCGTCACGTGGGGCGTCGACGACGGGCAGTCGTGGCTCCCGGCTCGGGGATTCGGTGACGCGCCGCTCCTGTTCGACGAGGAGTTCCGGCGCAAGCCCGCGCACGGGGCCGTCCTCGACGCGCTCGGGGAATAG
- the uxaC gene encoding glucuronate isomerase has translation MGFIDEEYLLDSETAVDLYDAIADLPVVDPHNHIDLREVVDDEPWNDIWEVEGATDHYVWQLMRKRGVPEEKITGAAGNREKWDALAEVFPDFAGNPTYDWVQLDLKRRFGIEQPLNADTADEIWTETKRQLATDAMRPQSVLREMNVEVLCSSDDPTSRLEYHERAETEVRGVEVRPTWRPDRALKVETPAWESFVDELDAVTEPAVDDFEGFLDALAETHDYFVDHGCVACDIGTGTTPVSRPVSVERAGDVYAKARRGASLSEAEVRDYKAFLLEFVGELNSEAGWTTQLHVGAVRDYRESLYDDLGKNAGGDVSTQDVDLVDGLDYFLDRFDGEMEIVVYTLDPTHYPSLAVVSRAYPNVSVGPAWWFNDSPMGIETQLERVASVDLLANHAGMVSDSRKLVSYGSRFEMFRRSLANAVGRMVDRGRLPYDNAERLVEHVAYDRPKELYGL, from the coding sequence ATGGGATTCATCGACGAGGAGTACCTGCTCGACTCCGAGACCGCCGTCGACCTCTACGACGCTATCGCGGACCTGCCCGTCGTCGACCCGCACAACCACATCGACCTCCGGGAGGTCGTCGACGACGAGCCGTGGAACGACATCTGGGAGGTCGAGGGCGCAACGGATCACTACGTCTGGCAGCTGATGCGCAAGCGGGGCGTTCCCGAGGAGAAGATTACGGGAGCCGCCGGCAACCGGGAGAAGTGGGACGCGCTGGCCGAGGTGTTTCCTGACTTCGCGGGGAACCCGACGTACGACTGGGTCCAGCTCGACTTAAAGCGCCGGTTCGGTATCGAGCAACCGTTGAACGCCGACACCGCCGACGAGATCTGGACGGAGACGAAACGCCAGCTCGCGACCGACGCCATGCGGCCCCAATCGGTCCTCCGTGAGATGAACGTCGAGGTGCTGTGTAGCAGCGACGACCCGACCTCGCGGCTGGAGTACCACGAACGCGCCGAGACCGAGGTTCGGGGCGTCGAGGTCCGGCCGACGTGGCGGCCGGACCGCGCGCTGAAAGTCGAGACTCCGGCGTGGGAGTCGTTCGTCGACGAACTCGACGCAGTCACGGAGCCGGCCGTGGACGACTTCGAGGGCTTTCTGGACGCGCTCGCGGAGACCCACGACTACTTCGTCGATCACGGCTGTGTGGCCTGCGACATCGGGACCGGGACGACGCCGGTCTCGCGGCCCGTCAGCGTCGAGCGCGCCGGCGACGTGTACGCGAAGGCGCGCCGCGGTGCGAGCCTCTCGGAGGCGGAGGTCCGCGACTACAAGGCGTTCCTGCTGGAGTTCGTCGGCGAACTGAACAGCGAGGCGGGCTGGACGACCCAGCTTCACGTCGGCGCGGTCCGCGATTACCGGGAGTCGCTCTACGACGACCTCGGGAAGAACGCGGGCGGGGACGTGTCGACGCAAGACGTCGACCTCGTGGACGGGCTGGACTACTTCCTCGACCGCTTCGACGGCGAGATGGAGATCGTCGTCTACACGCTCGACCCGACGCACTACCCGAGCCTCGCGGTCGTCTCCCGCGCGTACCCGAACGTGAGCGTCGGGCCGGCGTGGTGGTTCAACGACAGCCCGATGGGGATCGAAACCCAGCTGGAACGGGTGGCGTCCGTCGACCTCCTCGCGAACCACGCCGGCATGGTCAGCGACTCCCGGAAGCTCGTCTCCTACGGCTCCCGCTTCGAGATGTTCCGCCGGTCGCTCGCGAACGCCGTCGGCAGGATGGTCGACCGCGGCCGGCTCCCCTACGACAACGCCGAGCGTCTCGTCGAGCACGTCGCCTACGATCGCCCGAAAGAGCTGTACGGGCTCTGA
- the xacR gene encoding HTH-type transcriptional regulator XacR — protein sequence MDAKHPVRTTEKTLALVEELMDREPCGVTELADGLEMGKSAVHNHLTTLRKHGYVLKSGDEYQLGLKFLEVGGSTRKSMEFYQVAEPEVKSLADETGELANLLVEEQGMGVYLMRSKGEDAVDLDTYAGLRTHLHTTALGKAILAYLPESRVEEIIEQHGIEQKTSRSVGSREELFDALEGVRDRGYAIDDGERLEGLRCIAAPVKDSSDEVLGAISVSAPASRVSDDDLHGRLPERVLSAANVVELNINY from the coding sequence ATGGACGCAAAACATCCGGTTCGAACCACCGAAAAGACCCTCGCGCTGGTCGAGGAGCTGATGGACCGCGAGCCGTGCGGAGTGACGGAGCTGGCGGACGGGCTGGAGATGGGGAAAAGCGCCGTTCACAACCACCTCACGACGCTACGAAAGCACGGATACGTGCTGAAATCCGGCGACGAGTACCAGCTCGGGCTGAAGTTCCTCGAAGTCGGGGGGTCTACCCGGAAGTCGATGGAGTTCTATCAGGTGGCCGAGCCGGAGGTGAAGTCGCTCGCGGACGAGACCGGCGAGCTCGCGAACCTCCTCGTCGAGGAACAGGGGATGGGCGTCTATCTGATGCGATCGAAGGGGGAGGACGCCGTCGACCTCGACACATACGCCGGGCTTCGGACCCATCTCCACACCACCGCACTCGGGAAGGCGATCCTCGCGTACCTGCCCGAGTCTCGCGTCGAGGAGATCATCGAGCAGCACGGAATTGAACAGAAGACCTCCCGGAGCGTCGGCTCCCGCGAGGAGCTGTTCGACGCGCTGGAGGGCGTCCGCGACCGCGGATACGCCATCGACGACGGGGAGCGGCTCGAAGGGCTGCGCTGTATCGCGGCCCCGGTCAAGGACTCCTCGGACGAGGTCCTCGGCGCGATCAGCGTGTCCGCGCCCGCCAGCCGCGTCAGCGACGACGACCTCCACGGCCGGCTCCCCGAACGCGTGCTCAGCGCGGCCAACGTCGTCGAACTGAACATCAACTACTGA
- a CDS encoding NAD(P)-dependent oxidoreductase — translation MSSASADVVVTGALGGVGQWTVDRLVADGRDVVGLDRRLPAEGGPEGASFFEVDLTDQGETLELVASADPDAVVHLAAIPDPTGHAESRVFTNNTESAYNVLDAAGHAGADVVWASSESAYGFPFADEVLKPEYVPVDEAHPLRPEDAYGVSKEAGEAVARSMARKHDVSIASIRPSWVQYPGEYLTEQNREAFDVDALAARSTDDPPDGGIGNFWSYVDVRDLTSMVTAAVDAEVDGHEAYLCHAAENYLGVDTAALFDALFDEAPPCDTDGDESAFTTAKAERDLGWTPEHTWREAADEDVDGPEFA, via the coding sequence GTGAGTTCAGCATCAGCCGATGTCGTCGTCACGGGCGCGCTCGGTGGGGTCGGACAGTGGACGGTCGACAGACTCGTCGCGGACGGCCGCGATGTCGTCGGCCTCGACCGGCGACTCCCCGCCGAAGGCGGTCCCGAGGGTGCGTCGTTCTTCGAGGTCGACCTGACCGATCAGGGCGAGACGCTGGAGCTCGTCGCGAGCGCCGACCCCGACGCCGTCGTCCACCTCGCGGCGATTCCGGACCCGACCGGTCACGCCGAGTCACGCGTGTTCACGAACAACACGGAGAGCGCGTACAACGTCCTCGACGCCGCCGGTCACGCCGGTGCGGACGTCGTGTGGGCGAGCTCCGAGTCCGCCTACGGGTTCCCGTTCGCCGACGAGGTGCTGAAACCCGAGTACGTCCCCGTCGACGAGGCGCACCCGCTCCGGCCGGAAGACGCCTACGGCGTCTCGAAGGAGGCCGGCGAAGCAGTCGCCCGATCGATGGCGCGGAAACACGACGTCTCGATCGCCTCGATCCGGCCGTCGTGGGTACAGTACCCCGGCGAGTACCTGACCGAACAGAACCGTGAGGCCTTCGACGTCGACGCGCTGGCCGCTCGCTCGACGGACGACCCGCCGGACGGCGGTATCGGGAACTTCTGGTCGTACGTCGACGTCCGCGATCTCACGTCGATGGTCACGGCGGCGGTGGACGCGGAAGTCGACGGCCACGAGGCGTACCTCTGTCACGCGGCGGAGAACTACCTCGGCGTCGACACCGCCGCCCTCTTCGACGCGCTGTTCGACGAGGCTCCGCCGTGCGACACCGACGGCGACGAGTCGGCGTTCACCACCGCGAAGGCCGAACGCGACCTCGGGTGGACGCCCGAACACACCTGGCGGGAGGCGGCCGACGAGGACGTCGACGGCCCAGAGTTCGCGTAG
- a CDS encoding MATE family efflux transporter: MVRLPNPLRLLLLGIGALLARLGLVGRERAEETTDLALPRIVTGLARMSKSVADTAMVGVALGQTAIAGMGFAGPFWGVSFAVGGGMAAGTIALVSQHFGADDRDELGQVVRSSVVLATAIALPVAALFWLTPRSLVGVLSDDPAAVAYGADYLRVLAVGVPFAVLNQIGSRALVGADDAWTPMVVRSGGAAVNVALNAVFIFALDMGVVGAALGTVVAGVLVTVAFAVGFAAGRLPLVGAFPVRVDWFGGYLRREMLRDLLSIGIPVVGRSSVWTVARFPLLALLAAFGSHVVAAYVISRRVWGLMNAPGWGFGLAASSLVGQALGTGDEEAAERYGREITAFTVATYLVAAATVAVFARPIVLVFVDDPASSAVPVAVPLVYTACVAIVPQGVTNAVAGALDATGDTNWPFYARAVGMFGFAIPLVYLGATTTLGLLGVYLSFLAESVPGAVINYYRFRSGAWKAISRGYRPDAAVDD; the protein is encoded by the coding sequence GTGGTCCGGCTTCCGAACCCGCTCCGACTGCTTCTGCTGGGCATCGGCGCGCTGCTCGCCCGGCTCGGACTCGTCGGCCGCGAGCGAGCAGAGGAGACGACGGACCTCGCGTTGCCGCGCATCGTCACCGGCCTCGCGCGGATGTCCAAAAGCGTCGCGGACACCGCGATGGTCGGCGTCGCGCTCGGGCAGACGGCCATCGCCGGGATGGGGTTCGCCGGCCCGTTCTGGGGGGTGTCGTTCGCCGTCGGCGGCGGGATGGCGGCGGGCACCATCGCCTTGGTCTCCCAGCACTTCGGTGCCGACGACCGCGACGAGCTCGGTCAGGTCGTCCGGTCGAGCGTCGTCCTCGCGACGGCGATCGCGCTCCCGGTCGCGGCGCTGTTCTGGCTGACCCCCCGGTCGCTCGTCGGGGTGCTGTCGGACGACCCGGCGGCGGTCGCGTACGGGGCCGACTACCTCCGCGTACTCGCGGTCGGCGTGCCGTTCGCCGTCCTCAACCAGATCGGGTCTCGCGCGCTCGTCGGTGCCGACGACGCGTGGACGCCCATGGTCGTCCGCTCCGGCGGCGCGGCCGTCAACGTCGCCCTCAACGCGGTCTTCATCTTCGCGCTCGACATGGGCGTCGTCGGCGCGGCGCTGGGAACGGTCGTCGCGGGCGTCCTCGTCACGGTCGCGTTCGCGGTCGGCTTCGCCGCCGGTCGGCTCCCGCTGGTCGGCGCGTTCCCCGTCCGCGTCGACTGGTTCGGGGGCTACCTCCGACGGGAGATGCTTCGAGATCTGCTCTCCATCGGTATCCCCGTGGTTGGCCGGAGCTCCGTGTGGACGGTCGCGCGGTTTCCCCTTCTCGCGCTGTTGGCCGCGTTCGGCTCGCACGTCGTCGCCGCGTACGTCATCAGCCGCCGGGTCTGGGGGCTGATGAACGCGCCCGGCTGGGGGTTCGGACTCGCGGCGTCCAGCCTCGTCGGGCAGGCCTTGGGGACGGGCGACGAGGAGGCCGCCGAGCGGTACGGCCGCGAGATCACCGCCTTCACCGTCGCCACGTACCTCGTCGCGGCGGCCACGGTCGCGGTGTTCGCGCGACCCATCGTCCTCGTGTTCGTCGACGACCCGGCGTCGTCCGCCGTGCCCGTCGCCGTTCCGCTCGTGTACACCGCCTGCGTCGCCATCGTTCCGCAGGGAGTCACGAACGCAGTCGCGGGCGCGCTCGACGCGACCGGCGACACCAACTGGCCGTTCTACGCTCGCGCCGTCGGCATGTTCGGGTTCGCCATCCCGCTCGTCTACCTCGGCGCGACGACGACGCTGGGACTGTTGGGAGTGTATCTCTCCTTCCTCGCGGAGAGCGTCCCGGGCGCGGTCATCAACTACTACCGGTTCCGCTCCGGGGCGTGGAAGGCGATCAGTCGCGGGTATCGACCGGACGCCGCGGTCGACGACTGA
- a CDS encoding polysaccharide deacetylase family protein codes for MNDPSPPPAPPRDDVSRPSGEPGNLRVLDWAGFRSAVSYTFDDALPSHVEHYGALRAAGADVTFYVPSDRDASADAWRAIAADGNELGNHTASHPHGDLTGGSFGTPRESRRAELDACASYLTEDLDQPGVSTMASPFGDRGWRDAARETGLLLNRGVGGGTVAPDGETDPYELPSYVAQAGDTAETFDRLVDDARDAGEWLLFTFHSIAPTDEEGYAPVAVDELAASIEHAATAGDVWVDTVARIGSYWRAQRFFEGVTPTEVGDETVWEWECPDAFPDGHRLRVTVDGGTLEQNGRPLPWNGRGYYEVSLDAESLTLTP; via the coding sequence GTGAACGACCCGTCCCCGCCTCCAGCGCCGCCACGCGACGACGTGTCTCGCCCGTCGGGCGAACCGGGGAATCTACGCGTCCTCGACTGGGCGGGCTTCCGGAGCGCGGTCTCGTACACCTTCGACGACGCGCTCCCGTCGCACGTCGAGCACTACGGGGCGCTTCGGGCTGCCGGTGCCGACGTCACCTTCTACGTCCCCAGCGACCGCGACGCCTCGGCCGACGCCTGGCGGGCGATCGCCGCCGACGGCAACGAACTCGGCAACCACACCGCGAGCCACCCGCACGGCGACCTCACGGGCGGTAGCTTCGGGACGCCGCGGGAGAGCCGGCGGGCGGAGCTGGATGCGTGTGCGTCGTACCTCACGGAGGACCTCGACCAGCCCGGCGTGTCGACGATGGCGTCGCCGTTCGGCGACCGCGGCTGGCGTGACGCCGCCCGAGAGACGGGGCTGTTGCTGAACCGCGGCGTCGGCGGCGGGACCGTCGCACCCGACGGCGAGACGGACCCCTACGAGCTGCCCAGTTACGTCGCTCAGGCGGGAGACACCGCGGAGACGTTCGACCGGCTGGTCGACGACGCGCGCGACGCGGGCGAGTGGCTCCTGTTCACGTTCCACAGTATCGCGCCGACCGACGAGGAGGGGTACGCGCCGGTCGCGGTCGACGAACTCGCGGCGAGCATCGAGCACGCGGCGACCGCCGGCGATGTCTGGGTCGACACGGTCGCTCGCATCGGGTCGTACTGGCGGGCACAGCGATTCTTCGAGGGAGTGACTCCGACCGAAGTCGGAGACGAGACCGTCTGGGAGTGGGAGTGTCCCGACGCGTTCCCGGACGGCCACCGTCTCCGGGTCACCGTCGACGGCGGCACGCTCGAACAGAACGGACGCCCCCTACCGTGGAACGGACGGGGCTACTACGAGGTTTCACTGGACGCGGAGTCGCTGACGTTGACGCCCTGA
- a CDS encoding FAD-dependent oxidoreductase: MNKTVDEVTIVGGGDVGLLTALSVRQMNPDVDVSVVDDFQQAVPQVGKSTYREIQGILHGALQLDEHEFIAEVKPIWKASVYFRDWCDRPSFQFPFDAPTKYPDANTPNAVEHFYHHYDELCDSPDHRTRGEQILAQGKSPWYYGSDGDLDKYDDVAYHLNTKRFNGFLRKHCRERGVSLVDDEITAVETDGSRINAIQGSQRRYEADLYVDATGFNRILRSEQDVEFRDFDFPLDAALNVRIDRSLSDVIPATVVETGDHGWFWQIDTYDNRDLGYVFSTEYTDEETAMTEFREFVAEVAPGDAGDALTDAETEVDRYDFESGYHDRAWVRNCLAIGNAQGFVEPLQSTALTANASLAVRFANLLSSHGRVVDDAIRTAFNESVRRAWESIHDFVGVHYRYASGETPFWREVRSTGVNSRTDRITDEFDRYGYDWTVDHEDGGDLSELDIFLLPDFYTVMRSMGATSDFYDENEFNVSDEVANERDGFYRNVERQVENDHLTVEEFYTGILNFTAPEDGVGA; the protein is encoded by the coding sequence ATGAACAAGACGGTAGACGAAGTGACTATCGTGGGGGGCGGCGACGTCGGGTTGCTGACGGCACTGAGCGTCCGGCAGATGAACCCGGATGTGGACGTCTCCGTCGTCGACGACTTCCAACAGGCGGTTCCGCAGGTGGGGAAGAGCACGTACCGCGAAATCCAGGGCATCCTCCACGGCGCGCTCCAGCTCGACGAACACGAGTTCATCGCGGAGGTGAAGCCGATATGGAAAGCATCGGTGTACTTCCGGGACTGGTGTGACCGCCCGTCATTCCAGTTCCCGTTCGACGCGCCGACCAAATACCCGGACGCGAACACGCCGAACGCCGTCGAGCACTTCTATCACCACTACGACGAACTCTGCGACAGCCCCGACCACCGCACGCGAGGCGAACAGATTCTCGCGCAGGGCAAGTCGCCGTGGTACTACGGGTCGGACGGTGACCTCGACAAGTACGACGATGTCGCCTATCACCTCAACACCAAGCGGTTCAACGGATTCTTGCGGAAGCACTGCCGGGAGCGTGGCGTCTCACTCGTCGACGACGAAATCACCGCCGTCGAGACGGACGGTTCGCGAATCAACGCAATACAGGGCAGTCAGCGGCGCTACGAGGCGGACCTCTACGTGGATGCGACCGGATTCAACCGAATCCTCCGGAGCGAGCAGGATGTCGAATTCCGTGATTTCGATTTCCCGTTGGACGCGGCGCTTAACGTCCGGATTGACCGGTCGCTGTCCGATGTCATCCCGGCAACCGTCGTCGAGACGGGCGATCACGGGTGGTTCTGGCAGATCGACACGTACGACAACCGCGATCTGGGGTACGTGTTCAGCACCGAGTACACCGACGAGGAGACGGCGATGACGGAGTTCCGCGAGTTCGTCGCGGAGGTCGCCCCGGGCGATGCCGGAGACGCCCTCACCGACGCCGAGACGGAGGTCGATCGATACGACTTCGAGTCCGGCTACCACGACCGGGCGTGGGTCCGGAACTGTCTGGCCATCGGGAACGCCCAGGGGTTCGTCGAACCGTTACAGTCGACCGCGCTCACCGCCAACGCCTCGCTCGCGGTGCGGTTCGCGAACCTGCTGTCCTCGCACGGCCGAGTCGTCGACGACGCGATCCGAACGGCGTTCAACGAGTCGGTCCGCCGCGCTTGGGAGTCCATCCACGACTTCGTCGGTGTCCACTATAGATACGCGTCAGGCGAGACGCCGTTCTGGCGGGAAGTACGGTCGACGGGCGTCAACTCTCGCACAGACAGGATCACCGACGAGTTCGACCGATACGGGTACGACTGGACCGTCGATCACGAAGACGGCGGCGACCTCTCTGAACTCGATATCTTCCTGCTGCCGGATTTCTACACGGTCATGCGGAGCATGGGCGCTACGTCGGATTTTTACGATGAGAACGAGTTCAACGTGAGCGACGAGGTCGCCAACGAGCGAGACGGGTTCTACCGGAACGTCGAACGGCAAGTCGAGAACGACCATCTGACGGTCGAGGAGTTCTACACGGGGATCTTGAACTTCACGGCCCCGGAAGACGGTGTTGGCGCGTAG
- a CDS encoding phosphoenolpyruvate carboxykinase (ATP), whose translation MADVRDSPTVTDYPDPETADHITYNPSLATLRGYSSHLETTTDYGAPAYVSEYRSRSAERTKNAVDDGFDADDFRVFEQALDWVRDPHNDVVCVDRVVGRHGDAAHVCRLFVPEEYGRIALAWAKLLEPAEEADPDFVTVQLPDATPEPTIRILPEAGVTTVLGSDYTGEAKKSFLRLFMLRAKQRGGLGLHAGSKRVTLDDADGRREVGQLFLGLSGTGKSTLTSHGLWLDDPEGVEMIQDDVCALLPSGTVAGSEGGGLYIKTLGLAADEQPELHDAATDESAALENVAVDDDGSVHFDEPRHGRNARAVIRRDRLASASEDVDLPTVDQVFFITRNPLMPPVAKLTDAQAAVAFMLGESVETSAGDPSRVGESIRVVGTNPFIVGPEGEEGNRFRDLIATLDVQCYVINTGVVGTDDPVDVGVEETVAILEGIARGTVKWTRDDDLDLTVPASVPGVDVDRFAVADRVDGFADAQAALRADRREYLARFGTLDEEIVDATY comes from the coding sequence ATGGCAGACGTTCGTGACAGCCCGACAGTCACTGACTATCCCGACCCGGAGACGGCCGACCACATCACGTACAACCCGTCGCTGGCGACGCTGCGAGGCTACTCCTCGCATCTTGAGACGACGACGGACTACGGCGCGCCCGCGTACGTCAGCGAGTACCGCTCTCGGAGCGCGGAGCGGACGAAGAACGCCGTCGACGACGGCTTCGACGCCGACGACTTCCGCGTCTTCGAGCAGGCTCTCGACTGGGTTCGAGACCCCCACAACGACGTCGTCTGTGTCGACCGCGTGGTCGGTCGTCACGGGGACGCCGCTCACGTCTGCCGGCTGTTCGTTCCCGAGGAGTACGGCCGCATCGCGCTCGCGTGGGCGAAGCTCCTCGAACCGGCCGAGGAAGCCGACCCCGACTTCGTCACCGTACAGCTACCGGACGCGACGCCGGAACCGACGATCCGTATTCTCCCGGAAGCCGGCGTCACGACGGTCCTCGGGAGCGACTACACCGGCGAGGCGAAGAAGTCGTTCCTGCGGTTGTTCATGCTGCGCGCGAAACAGCGTGGCGGGCTCGGACTCCACGCCGGCAGCAAGCGCGTCACCCTCGACGACGCGGACGGCCGCCGCGAGGTCGGCCAGCTGTTCCTCGGACTCTCCGGGACGGGGAAGTCGACGCTCACGAGCCACGGCCTCTGGCTCGACGATCCGGAGGGCGTCGAGATGATCCAAGACGACGTCTGCGCGCTCCTCCCGTCGGGGACGGTCGCGGGCAGCGAGGGCGGCGGCCTCTACATCAAGACGCTCGGCTTAGCGGCCGACGAGCAGCCCGAACTCCACGACGCGGCCACCGACGAGAGCGCGGCCCTCGAAAACGTCGCCGTCGACGATGACGGGAGCGTCCACTTCGACGAACCCCGACACGGCCGAAATGCGCGCGCCGTAATTCGCCGCGACCGGCTCGCGAGCGCCTCCGAGGACGTCGACCTCCCCACCGTCGATCAGGTGTTTTTCATCACGCGTAACCCCCTGATGCCGCCGGTCGCGAAGCTCACCGACGCGCAGGCGGCGGTCGCGTTCATGCTCGGGGAGTCGGTCGAGACGAGCGCGGGCGACCCCTCGCGGGTCGGCGAGTCGATCCGCGTGGTCGGCACGAACCCCTTCATCGTCGGGCCGGAAGGCGAGGAGGGCAATCGATTCCGCGATCTCATCGCGACCCTCGATGTCCAGTGTTACGTCATCAACACGGGCGTGGTCGGAACCGACGACCCGGTCGATGTCGGCGTCGAGGAGACGGTCGCGATTCTGGAAGGGATCGCACGCGGGACCGTCAAGTGGACCCGTGACGACGACCTCGACCTCACGGTCCCGGCGTCGGTTCCCGGCGTCGACGTCGACCGGTTCGCGGTCGCGGACCGCGTCGACGGGTTCGCGGACGCACAGGCGGCGCTGCGCGCCGATCGCCGCGAGTACCTCGCGCGGTTCGGGACGCTCGACGAGGAGATCGTGGACGCGACGTACTGA
- the rdfA gene encoding rod-determining factor RdfA: protein MTAEASDTNTKVARVIRKYDLDGMGANLETAWTGESGERTSLRDLADEFNEAVLEAALREANVSSVSVNVSSAYDALRGESGSSKTRTRRHLEREGIDVDELTGDFVTHQAIHTYLTKEREASLPAAGDGMVERKVETIEKLVGRLSAVAESAISSLASADELDTDGYDVLVDVRAVCPHCGADVPIGELIRRGGCGCTAKSEAAEE, encoded by the coding sequence ATGACCGCTGAAGCAAGCGATACGAACACGAAGGTCGCCCGAGTGATCCGGAAATACGACCTCGACGGGATGGGCGCGAACTTGGAGACGGCGTGGACGGGTGAGTCGGGCGAGCGAACGAGCCTGCGGGATCTCGCCGACGAGTTCAATGAAGCGGTGCTGGAGGCGGCTCTTCGCGAGGCGAACGTCTCATCGGTTAGCGTGAACGTTTCGAGCGCGTACGACGCTCTCCGAGGAGAATCCGGATCGTCGAAGACCCGGACCCGCCGTCACCTCGAACGTGAAGGGATTGATGTCGACGAGCTGACCGGGGATTTCGTTACCCACCAGGCGATCCACACGTACCTCACCAAGGAGCGGGAGGCGAGCCTCCCCGCGGCGGGCGACGGCATGGTGGAGCGGAAGGTCGAGACCATCGAGAAACTGGTGGGTCGCCTGTCAGCGGTCGCTGAGTCCGCTATCTCTTCGCTCGCGAGCGCGGACGAACTGGACACCGACGGGTACGACGTACTCGTCGACGTGCGCGCCGTCTGCCCGCACTGCGGCGCGGACGTGCCGATTGGAGAACTCATTCGCCGAGGTGGCTGCGGCTGTACGGCAAAATCCGAAGCCGCCGAGGAGTAA